From the genome of Haloferax sp. Atlit-12N:
CGTTACCTTCGTGCTTCGTGTGGAACGCGGCGACGTCCTGATAGTCGACTTCTGCACCCTCGATACGAGCCGACTCGACTGCCTCGATTCGGATGAGTGTCGTGTAGAGGACGGCCGCAAAATCGACTGTCGAGCTAATGCCATCGACACGGCCAATCTGATAGGCTGCGTCGGCGACGAGGTCGTGTGTCTCGACGGGAATCTCAATTTTCGGCTCCGGAGGAAGCGGGTCTGGCGAGTAATACGGACGTGGGTGATACTCAACGTACGTCCCCGGTGCCTCCTTCGGGAGCTTCTTCGTCCGCATTTTTTCGTTATACAGGGCGAGAGGATGTATAACTATTCATATACCGATTGAACAAGATTGAGAACACACCGCAGCATGTACAGAGCGACCCATAAAATTTCGAATGGCGGTCGTCAAGACTGGCGTTTGTAAATCGCCTATTTAAGCAGATGAACAAGTGTTACTGTGCGAGTCTTCATTGCCTACCACTAGCGATGAAATTTGACAACGAGTCGTTCTAGCCGAGAGGTCAGATACCGACATTCAGATTTCGAACGAACTGAATCCAAAATACGATCTACTGATCACGTTGAAAGTGAATGTTACATCCACCCAAACCATGAAATATAGAACGCGTTCGCCCACCGCACGAAAGCCCGTCGGGTCTGTTTGTGTTGTTTCGTGTGAACGATAGTACTCATCTCGTGGCGAATTCACTCACCTTCGGTCAGGTCCTAACTACACGCCAACCCCGCCGCCGATAACCATTCAACGACCGGTCCCGTCGGCCACACGAGAACCCGTCTATAATCAAACAAACAAATGTCGAAATCCCACAAAGTACCACAATATTTGGGTTTTTGAGTTCAAATCCGCCGTTACGAGAATCATCCTTGATGAATGAGCGGCAATTCATTTCACCCCGAAGTCGAAGGAAAGGAGTATGGGAACGTCGACAGCGGACAGGCAGAACCGTCGCGGCGGTGTGGGGCGGTGGCGACAGGGGGTTCGAGACGCAGTACGATACGTCCCGCAAGGGGACTCGATTCCGAACGAGTCGTGGCAGGCGCGTCACCGAAACATCCTCGTCTTCCTCGTGACGCACGCGCCGCTTTTGTACCTCCTCGGGAACTTCACCGGGTCAGACCCGTACGTCACGGGTGCAACGCTCACCGCCGCGCCCGCCGAACACGTCTTGCTCGGCGTCGGCGCAGTCGTGGGGTTGGCGCTGTTCGCGTGGCTCCCGTGGCTGCCGCGCCGAATGCGAAGCGGGTTCGCGTCAATCGGGTTGCTGACGTGTTCCGCCCTGCTCGTCTACTTCTCGGGCGGCTACATCGAAGCGCACTTCCACTTTTTCGTCATCGTGGCCGTCCTCGCGAACGAGGTGAAGTCCCTCGCCGACGAGACGCAGAACCACTCGGCGGCCATCGAGCAAACGATAACCGAGACGGTCGAGGACGTGGCGCGCGTGCAGGCCGAGATGGAACAGACGAAGGCGCAACTCGAAACGGGAGAATCGACGACGACCGACGCCGCCGAAGCGTTCGCGGCGGTCTCGGAAATCGTCGAGAGCGTCGATATGTCGGTCAACGAGGTCGCCACCGCGACCGACGACGGTGCACGGACGACCGAAGAAGTGGTCGACGCGATTATCGGTATCGCCGACCACTCGCGGGACATCGCGGAACAGAGCGACGCGCTGGCGAGCCAAGCCGAGTCCAGAGTGGCGACGATTTCGGAGATTCGAGAGCAACTCGACGAGCTCAGGGGACAGACCGGCGGCCTGCAAGAGGAGCTCGAAACGTTCGACTGCGAGGTTCCGTCCGACGACTGAACCGGGTCAAGCCGGGTGACGTTCGGTCAATCTAGTCCGAGTCGAGCCGAGTCGAAACCGCTCCGAGAACGCACTATGGCAGTCGCTCGGAGAGCGAGTAAGAGAACGCGAGCGAAAAAGTCAGCCCGCGGCGGCGAGCGCGACCGCAGACGCCGCGTCGGGGACCGACTTCGCGCGCCTCAACCGCGACCGAACGCGGCGGGCGGCGCGGTTATTCGAGGTCGAAGCGGTCGTGGCTCATGATCTTGTGCCACGTCTCGACGAAGTCCTCGACGAACTCTTCTTCGCCGTCGTCGCCGCCGTACACTTCCGCGATGGCGCGCAGGCGGGAGTTCGAGCCGAAGATGAGGTCGAAGCGAGTGGCCTCCCACTCGACGTCGCCCGTCTCGCGGTCGCGCACTTCGTACAGGTACTGGTCGTCCGAGACCGGCTCCCACTCGTAATCCATGTCGAGCAGGTTCTCGAAGAAGTCGTTCGTGAGCGTCTCGGGCTCGTCGGTGAGGACGCCGAGGTCGGAGTCCTGGTAGTTCGCGCCCAGCGCGCGCATACCGCCGACGAGGACAGTCATCTCGTGCGCGGAGAGGTCGAGCAGGTCCGCCTTGTCGACGAGCAGGTCCTCGGGACGCTCGTCGACGCCGTCCGCGACGTAGTTCCGGAAGCCGTCGGCGTCCGGCTTGAGCATCTCGAACGACTCGACGTCGGTCTGTTCCTGCGACGCGTCGGTCCGACCGGGCTCGAACGGAACCTCGATGTCGTAGCCGGCGTCGGCCGCGGCCTGTTCGATGGCCGCAGCGCCGCCCAGCACGATGAGGTCCGCGAGCGAGACGCGGGTATCGTCGGACTGCGCGCCGTTGAACGACTCCTGAATCCCTTCGAGGGTGCCGAGCACGTCGTCGAGCTGGTCGGGCTCGTTGACTTCCCAGCTACGCTGGGGTTCGAGGCGGATGCGAGCGCCGTTTGCGCCGCCGCGCTTGTCGCTGTCGCGGTACGTGGACGCCGAGGCCCACGCCGTCTTGACGAGCTGGGAGACAGAGAGGCCCGAGTCGAGAAGCTCCGCTTTGAGTTCCTCGACATCTTCGTCGTCGATGAGGTCGTAGTCGGCGTCCGGGATGGGGTCCTGCCACAGCATCGCTTCGTCCGGGACCTCGGGGCCGTGGAGCCGGGACGGCGGGCCCATATCGCGGTGGAGGAGCTTGTACCACGCCTTGGCGAACGACTCCTGGAACTCCGCGGGGTCCTCTCGGAACTCCTCGAGTACCGCGCGGAAGCCGGGGTCCTTCTTCAGCGCGATGTCGGTGGTGAGCATCATCGGGTCGACGAACTGGTCGGGGAGGTGCGCGTCCGGAGCCGCGTCCGGAATCTTGTCCGCGGGCGACTCGTCGGCCGGCCGCCACTGCCACGCGCCGCCGGGGCCCTTGTGGGCCTCCCACTCGTAGTCGAGCAGGTTGGCGACGTAGCCCATGTCCCACTGGGTCGGCGCGCTGGTCCACGGACCCTCGATACCGCTGGTGATGGTGTCTGGGCCCTTTCCGGAGCCGTGGTTGTTCTTCCAGCCGAGACCCTGTTCCTCGACGGGAGCCGCCTCGGGCTCGGCTTCGAGGTTGTCGCCGGAGTCCGCGCCGTGGACCTTCCCGAAGGTGTGGCCGCCGGCGATGAGCGCGACGGTCTCCTTGTCGTTCATCGCCATACCGCTGAACGTCTGGCGGATGTTTTTCGCGGAGCCTTCGAGGTCGGGTTCGCCGTTGGGGCCCTCGGGATTGACGTAGATGAGGCCCATGACGGTGTTCCCGAGCGGTTCCTTGAGATTACCTTCCTCGTCGAAGCGGTCGGGGGAAGTCGTCTCCCACTCTTCTTCGGGGCCCCAACTGGGTGCCTTGTCGCCGACGTAGTCGTCGGCGCGGCCGCCCGCGAAGCCGAACGTCTCGAAGCCCATCGATTCGAGGGCCACGTTGCCGGCGAGGACGATGAGGTCGCCCCACGAGAGCTGGTTCCCGTACTTCTTCTTGACGGGCCAGAGGAGTCGGCGCGCCTTGTCGAGGTTCACGTTGTCCGGCCAACTGCTGATCGGAGGGAGGCGCTGGTGCCCGCCGGAGGCGCCGCCGCGGCCGTCGTGCGCGCGGTACGTCCCGGCGCTGTGCCACGCCATTCGAATAAAGAGGGGACCGTAGTGGCCGTAGTCCGCCGGCCACCAGTCCTGCGAGTCGGTCATCAGCTCTTCGAGGTCGGCTTTCACCTGCTCGTAGTCGAGCTTCTGGAACTCCTCAGTATAGTCGAACTCCTCGCCCATCGGGTCGGTCTGTTGTGCGTTCTGGTCGAGGATTTCGAGCTTCAACTGGTTCGGCCACCAGTCATGGTCGGAGCCATTCATACGCCAACGGTTACCGCTTTTGGGTGATAAAATTGACTGATTTTGAATTAAGTCTTGGCTATAGCCAAAGCAATCTTTTTACTTTATGAATAATTCTCAGTGGAGGGCTCTTTACGAGTATGTGTTTCCCCTATCCTATTGTCTTTTTGACCGGTTGTGGGTTGTCGGTAGAGTTACCTATCGATTAGTGTCGTTATGGTGACTGATTGAGGATGCTGGTCCCCGCACAGTCGGGTACACGAAAAGTCGCCCGCGCGTGTGACCCCGAGCGCGGCGCGAGCGGCGCGGAATGCCATCGGGGTGGTCCGGCAACC
Proteins encoded in this window:
- a CDS encoding methyl-accepting chemotaxis protein; its protein translation is MGTSTADRQNRRGGVGRWRQGVRDAVRYVPQGDSIPNESWQARHRNILVFLVTHAPLLYLLGNFTGSDPYVTGATLTAAPAEHVLLGVGAVVGLALFAWLPWLPRRMRSGFASIGLLTCSALLVYFSGGYIEAHFHFFVIVAVLANEVKSLADETQNHSAAIEQTITETVEDVARVQAEMEQTKAQLETGESTTTDAAEAFAAVSEIVESVDMSVNEVATATDDGARTTEEVVDAIIGIADHSRDIAEQSDALASQAESRVATISEIREQLDELRGQTGGLQEELETFDCEVPSDD
- the katG gene encoding catalase/peroxidase HPI — encoded protein: MNGSDHDWWPNQLKLEILDQNAQQTDPMGEEFDYTEEFQKLDYEQVKADLEELMTDSQDWWPADYGHYGPLFIRMAWHSAGTYRAHDGRGGASGGHQRLPPISSWPDNVNLDKARRLLWPVKKKYGNQLSWGDLIVLAGNVALESMGFETFGFAGGRADDYVGDKAPSWGPEEEWETTSPDRFDEEGNLKEPLGNTVMGLIYVNPEGPNGEPDLEGSAKNIRQTFSGMAMNDKETVALIAGGHTFGKVHGADSGDNLEAEPEAAPVEEQGLGWKNNHGSGKGPDTITSGIEGPWTSAPTQWDMGYVANLLDYEWEAHKGPGGAWQWRPADESPADKIPDAAPDAHLPDQFVDPMMLTTDIALKKDPGFRAVLEEFREDPAEFQESFAKAWYKLLHRDMGPPSRLHGPEVPDEAMLWQDPIPDADYDLIDDEDVEELKAELLDSGLSVSQLVKTAWASASTYRDSDKRGGANGARIRLEPQRSWEVNEPDQLDDVLGTLEGIQESFNGAQSDDTRVSLADLIVLGGAAAIEQAAADAGYDIEVPFEPGRTDASQEQTDVESFEMLKPDADGFRNYVADGVDERPEDLLVDKADLLDLSAHEMTVLVGGMRALGANYQDSDLGVLTDEPETLTNDFFENLLDMDYEWEPVSDDQYLYEVRDRETGDVEWEATRFDLIFGSNSRLRAIAEVYGGDDGEEEFVEDFVETWHKIMSHDRFDLE